ATTTCTCAAAATGGGACAATTTTGCGTCCCACAGTTCATTTTAGGGACACCGGAATTCGTAATTGGAAAAAGGGACAGTCCCGTTCAAAACGGGACGTCTGGTCACGTTCCGTATGCCGTATCAAATGAACATTACATAATCGTGTTTGTCTAGCGTCTACGTGGAcgaaaaatcaataacacGACATATTATATGGGACAAGGACTTGTTATCGTCAAATCGATAATGATAACTTTTATCTTTGTATCTATTTAGATTGATTGATATGTATttcaatatacaataaaactgtCAGATGCAGGCACTTATCCTAATACTAAATGAGTAAGAggtacatacataaattaatgtatgtaaatcCACTCtgtagtaattataaatattgatattgttaatCTTCAACCCCGACGACAAAAGCCGTGATTAAACATCATTTACAGTACAGATTAACAACATTCACGTCGGAAGTCAGTTACATAGAAAAACTctttacaaacaaattttatcTAGTGCCACGTAACTAAACAGGTCAGACTACAAAAAAAGACAAAAGCAACCCATCTCGACACATGCTCTGTGGAAACAAAAGCACGAGCCGTAGGGTTGGCATAAGTTGAAATTAATTCACCAGGACACTATTGTAGGACACGTAACAACTTAAAAACTATTAGGACGAAATTTGGTCCTTGTTGCATACCATCTTGCCAGAATGTTCCTGCTGAATTTCGAGTTCAGAAAAACGCCAGTTCACTTGGTACATTACTATTACACTTACTCCTGCAAGCTTTTgttctacataataataaacatatttcacTATTAAACGCGtgactgtatattttaaacaactaTGAACTATTACTGAAAGATGAACGAGTATATCTGTGCCAAGCTTGTGTATCAATATAGACTGTAATCATTTAAACGTGTTTCCTGAATCGTATAGCATTCTCTGAATGATTGAGATTTTTTCGTAAAATGGTACACTATAAAGTAAATTGACTGATTAACGTGACCcattttccaataaaaataaaattggagAGGAAAATcgtttgtaaatgtttataaagtcACAgagtgtatatttattatgcatTTAAAATAGCATCAACCACGCTGTGACGTacgagttattttaaaatacattattcatTCAAATGCTTTTATTCTGCATCGCTTCTTAAATACAGTCATAGTTTGGAGCgataaaaaaggtaaaatttgtaaaattaactatttaaatattcatactataaaaatattagtatttagGAAGTATTTGACAATGCAACCACCTCTACTAGGAGAAGCTTCAGTACGTTCCAAAAGGCTTACATGTTTCCTCTATGTTTCGCCCACCAGTAGTTCCCGGATTACACCGAGATCCCATGCTTGGAATGGAAATCACTCTCGATGTGTGCATCACTCGTactgtgaggaaaccggcatgatTTAGACTCAACAAGTATCTGCGTATgtcacaaaaggctgatcaccttcttgtctattacaaaaaaaaacgtgtgtgtTACATATACACGTTAGAAGTTACACTGCTTTGgtgtaacaagataaaaatatttttgaaaattttgtaagtttgtagaaaaaacgagaAAAGGTAAAGGTATAAAATGaagaaaaggtatttaatacattaaactttttattataacgcattatctagataaataaagtttttttaaatatcacaaaatgtGACGGTGTGGGCgagcatcgtaaaaatttactctcattaTTGACTATGACTATACAGATACAACATAAATCTGAGGGAAGATTCGCTACTGATTTTCTTCCTGAAGCAATACTAATAATACCAAATATCGACCAAAGGCCTAACAACCctaatttatctatttcgtgATAGTCACACCGACACTAGtttcataaattgttttaatactaCTGAAAATTGTCTGTGGTTCGAGCTTAGGAGGTCAATGACCTCCGGCATGTTTTCGCATCGATTGCGGAAAAACACGGGTGTCTATTTATGTATGAGATAAAAATCTCAATCAGCTTAGAATATTAATCAGATCACATAGACACAATTCGTAATAGAACTTTCCTAATTGTGATAAAGGATTATCATTCtaagtatttgtttcatagGTCTTTCAAAAGTCATATTTGTCATGTTTTGCGAATACGTCTGCTTATTTACCtaagaaattaaacactttcaaaacttacttatttaCGCATAATTTTTGAAGAAATAACTAATGAGACTTACCAGTTTTTacgtttcaataaatatagttttaacgTTACAAGGATTGTGTTCGTGTTCGATTTACATTCGCCGTATACCGAACCCACAGCCTAACCCGTTGGCAAGGAAGGCCTTGTAAGTTGTGATGTtacaacttttattatataaaaatacaaaaaatgaaatacacaaaattatgaaattataaataaaatgtcctTGAAATGGTGATTATTcagtatgtttataaatagtggTAATAAGCTAAGAATGTCACTAGAAGTAACTCACCcgtttaattagtattatgaCTCATGCAAGTCAAGATAACCTCTAATTTTATCTAAACAACCGACACATTGGTCACGTTTCAGTTCACGCTTCCATTTTTCCGACAAAGCATTTTCCATCTGTTTTCAATAGATACTTATTTCTTGCGGTTATGAAAAGTGTGAAAATTTCTTACAAAAATAGATTAACATACGAAGTTTACGTTTAACGTCTGTCAAATTCGCACCAATTTTAGTACATTAAACGAATGATATTTTGTACTTAAATTTGAGACAATAAGCAATGTAAATTTATGTAcgatatataaaacatattatgttaaaatttaggTTACAATCAAATAcgtatataaagaaaatttgaataatgttACTGAAAGTGCGCCTATGAACTGTATTTCGCTTACGAAACGAAACTAACaggaatatatatttgtatttaaatgcaGAACTGGACAGACGTTCGCGGagatttagaaaatttaagaatacttaaccaccatattaagtaatcctgaCTATTGTTACGatagaaattttttttagtgcttttacaattcaaacttttttgatgtaaccttatggcgtttgacataacattgacagaaggcGGCCAGcataaagcattagaataaGAAAcattgtttctgaaatatttttatagttaattataacaatttgaaatcaatattcatagttaagacaggacaatgTCTGACGAGTCCgcaagtaaataataattaacacgaTAGAGACGCTTGTGACGGTTAGTCGAAGTAAATCCGTCCACCATACACGAGACTTCCCTataatactatactatatatatactatactatagaCTATAATACCTACGGAAAATTAGTAACCAAAACTTGTAGCTACACTCTATATAGAAACCTGCCTGGTATGTTTCCATGGGctccattattttaattttttcttaaacattaaacGTCACTTATCTTTATGATTTAACCGCACCCACATACACAAACAATGTCGTAAAACGTTTACAGGCTTAGCTTTATTATTGGAATGACGTCACTTTAAATACCTACAGTTAAAATATGgttataacaatttttgtgTTTACTAGTCTAGTTCTTTTTCAATGAAATTTGagtttttttgaagttatacttcttatGGCGCGCGGAAAATgttgagagtaaatttttacgatgagcgcacacaccgtcacaaaaaccCGACACTTTGTCTCCAaagcatagtcaacattttaaaataaaaaaaatgttcatttctcttattatgtagaaataattgttttgtgatatttaaactAGATtttaatgcgttataataaagcttttaatgtattaaatactttttatctaTTGTTCGTgttgttttttctacaaacgtagaataaggcggaagatattttttttatatcttgttacgccacagaaataaaacttctaacgcgtgtacataagtaggTACACACAcataattgaattgaaaattttcaaataaagattacttataaaaaatttaattcatgtTATTCTACCATAACACgaagaagttttaaataaatcacgattttaaatcaattcatTAGGGTTACTTTACTGGACTCTTGCCAGTATTTTGGGGTGGTTCAGTTGACCTTGGCCGTGTGACCTTTGCGATAACAGGTCAGGGCAGAATAATATTTTGCTCTCAACatgataatattgttttcagGCCTGCTGAAGTATCAATTACGTCTTTGTTTGTATTCAATTATGACTTGTTATATGAAACACACCTTAGGCATTGTATATACCCTCTTACAAAtctaaactaatatatttgaattgttttaactaaagCTTTTTGATTTCGTGCTGTCAAATTTATGCCGTGATGATAGGAGGCAAACCAGCATTATTGTTAAACCAGAGTATACAAGCGAAGTATCTTTTACTAAGTGAATTTGATTTTATGTATTGCTAGGTacctaatacataaaaaaatatatgctatAAGATATATCAGATAATATCagaatttcataatatatttttttttattttgtactattCCATATTGTATAAGatctaacatacatataactaCACGTACGTAGCTAATAAGGTTTCTTTCCGAAGCCACTGGAAATTtttcagaaaaataaaacaattagtaTCAGAGTGATATTTCTAACCCAATActgcaaattaatttaaccgttttgtatataaaaatcatatttcttctatatgtacataatatggtaacaaattaacataatgcttataattaaataaagtcttCATGACACTACAAAGAGCATGacgtataaaaaacattagacAACTTAATTAGtataggtttttatttttaataaaattattcatatctATTGTGTGTATAGAAATACTTGAGCCCGCTAAATTACGTTCTAATGATTTTATATGCATGTTTGAAAATCTATCCCTTTTGCTACCACAGAACatcatatacaatatacatagaTAACCTTTTTTATAGGATTTTTTCTTCCCAGTCAGTCGCGTCTAGTCGTGATAAATTCTAAAACTTTTAGCATCATTATTCTACTGCTTAGAACATTTATATTGCGCTAATTTTTACATGACATACAATAGCGTAGAGTAAACTATGAATTAAGTGTAAATTACTACAATTCGTGTAGTTTACTTTTCATTGCCACGTCACGTCACACGTTCGGTCACACACACATGATACATAATCCAATTATTTTACgcgcattttatttatattatcaactgcgcattacattttattattataaatagtcgTGTTACTTTCTCATATGGCATGGAATGATACATGTTTGTGTGGTTTTTCTTTAAGTAAAACAGAAGATGCTTTTCTGATTGTCAAGCCTGAAATTCGGGAATCAGATTTGAATAAACagagttggcctagtggcttcagcgtgggactctcatccctgagggagtaggttcgatccccggctgtgcaccaatggactttctattatctatatttttttcttggactatctatatttctatatgctcatttaacattcgctcgaacggtgaaggaaaacatcgtgaggaaaccggcttgccttagacccaaaaagtcgacggcgtgcttCAGGTCCAGAAGGCTGTCCACCTACCTGCCTATAAGATTgactaatgatcatgaaatagatatagaaatctgaggcctagacctaaaaaggttgtagcctATTAATTACTTCGAAGATTGTTGAATAACATTACAGTATACTTTTCAGTaacaattctaaaaaaaaatcgccGATGAAAAATGACAAATACACATTCTTTCGAACTTTGACTTTGTACCACAATCTTTTTACAAACGGGACAATTCTCAATTGATTACCTATATCCGGACTAATTtgatctttattttattttcaaaaactagACTTGACGTAATCTTGTGACATAAAATACGTTAGTATTGTTGTGTAATAAGGTGTAATTATAGTGTCTTAGTTATTTGATCTTTAATCATTCTAGAACTGCggttgatatttttatatttaaatggcGCCATTGTGTTTTAAACattagtttcataaaaaataaaagtatggatttatttttgtttacgttcgaaaagtttaaattaaaattagtaaatgAAACtaagatttaaagaaaatacttttttatcggattgaagctatgtattattataaacttataattattttatataattttaaatttttaaatgtgtaaaagctatgttaacaaaatacaatactatgaaattaaaaaaaaattatctgcGCGAATACGTTTTCAGTCGGTAATTTTTGGCAGGTAAAGATCTCTAGAGTCTTGTATCGTTCAAACAGAAATAGTTTAGTATCActcaaacataaatatttattagttctcaaaagtagaaataatttccTTTAGGCTAACACGGCATGTAAAAGCAACAGTGCAGCAAAAAAGACATTTCTATGTATGTTTTACACCTAAATGTAAGTAATTCAATCCTAAAATAGATTTAACAGGACTCCTGTTAAATCTAGTAGGCTCTATTCCCCCTCAATTTCCTATAGAAGTGTTACTTCAGTTTTATTAATCGACaaatattgtgaaaatattttttagttatctAAAGGGTATCTAACCCTTTTGAAATatccaaataatatataatctcttaatttttgaatttatacttctttttggcgcgttagagaaaaaagagtattttttatgattcgCGCGCataccgtcacaaaaaaccgacacccgcacaccgtcacaaaaaaccgacaccatttttttgtgataCTTAAATAAGATGATTTAACTAGGTAATgcgttattataaaacttacaatgtattaaatacctttttttctattgttggTGTCgcttttttctacaaacgtggaatatgaattttttaaagatttttatcttgttaattGATAAAGCATTCTTGACTCATTCCGACTTGTATAATGGTACAATATTCAGAAATTGCGAATCTAGACGGAAGGATgcattcgaaattcaaacgTCAATTATACCGTACAATATAATAGAAGTTATCGGAAGCCAAAACGCGTTTGTTCGATACGGGTTTGCTGTTATGATAATTGTTGAGAGAGatctttgtataaaattttgttaacgCTGAAACTTTACTATCTAaacataaatttcatttatatgaaCGTACGTTTTTGCTAATAATAGAGACGCACATCAAAGGCCCTTTGAACATTTTCCAACATATTCGTggatatgaaaatttattttaatatcatatattaatagattccctttaaataaatattctaatttaaGACAGACAACAGTTTGTTTGCAGAAAGGATATAATGGCACAGCAGATTTTTTGCAAACTAGAGGCATGTTGAAGCCTTTTTGTCAAGcgcttttttgttttacggtaagaattatttttgtaaaatcggctgaatattattcataaaaacaggtttttgtaatttttaccaCAAATGTATAACCAATTCGCTAGATATAGTTGTATGTAGTTACAGAAAGAAATAAGCAAAGTGTGAACGGTCAGGTCCAGAAATAACTGGTCATTGTTATTGCTACTGAGACAACACTTGGGACCTGACGTCAGCAAGTAATTTGTATTGAGTTGACACGAAAGCATTTGTTTACTGACAATTAATGCGCCAAGAGTATATTTCAGACGTTGTCGATACCTATATCATAGAAATTTATCATGAAATTGGTGCAAAATCATCTCTAacagaattataaataaagtttaaaaaaataagctcAAATGTGAAAGGGCGGCATTTGAATGGTTCGGTATTGTTGGCTATGGCTGTATATTCTTATTGTGTTTAGGTTCCAATCCCGgcgaaacaatatttatttaacgatGCCCATTGTTGATTAACCACTTACTTTAAATGATACGAAAATATGTTTCACGCGGTTTAGGAACTTTATGAAGTAAATATAGTTGAATATCTGATAAGAATACTTTCTCTTACGTAACAAGATGagtcttattataatattaaacacgtAGAAAGAAAAGGCACGgccaaatttataaattctaacattgatcaaatagttttataaaatcagaCTTTGCTCAACCAATGCTTGAAAGATTTTTGAGGTCTTGAGTCAAATAAGGGTCGCATTTACTGTTAcaattaatagatatatagaGGCCTTTTATTATTCAAGGAAAGCGTAACGAGATTAAAGGTATTAACTCTGATACACTTTCAAAGAaaccttatatttttttaacatagttTAAAAGATCTACGTATTTGTGGAACTAAATGCTACCTTATGAATCATTTAGATATTGGTGAAAATTGCTATTAATTTCGTAATGTTTGAGTTTATCGCGATCAGATAAACATATAGACGCTGCggattttttatctaatagaTATGTGTCCCTGACTTTTAAGTAGGCATTTTCTAGAACAATCATATATCTCTCAGAGAGCGTTCGTAAGAAACGTTTTCGTTCAATAAGTTTTCTCCGACTTTGCAAACCTGACAAACACGAACACGACcgcttaatatatatacccTATGACACTCAATAACTTGGTGTCTATTAGTgaaagaattaaattatttcagtagCTCTAGGGATTATCCACTAAAAGGTCACAACctctgtataatattatagctTGGATTCTATAGTACTACCGTAAGCATAAAGGAGTCACAGTTTGCAATAATTCTTTTTTCTGAATCTCTCCCTTAAACTATCGTTCTTATTCAACAGTTTTTAGTATGGTCTACAAACAACTGTTGTTTCTAAAAACATTATCGgcatttttgatattattttatcgcgTTAAACACAAAGTGTGTTGTATAATGCGCAATGAGTTCTatgaaataaagattaatttGTAATCAACTTGTGATTAATTTTGAATCATAATCGTGACACGTCTTTTCACATTTCTCGAAAGAAAAACTTAACAAGTCTACACGTCACACTTTCgtgttatttagttatttatctGTGGGTTTGTTAGTTAAGACACGTTTAgtcacaaatatttaattatttatttaattctgaACAACCTTAAagataattgttataatgaaACTCGTTCGCGGACGCAATTACAATTGTGTAATATATGTAAGTTCATATATATTGCTCCTTCGTCTTTGGAGCAATCTGGATAATGTCAAATAATTCGTATATGCAGCCCATTTATACAGTTATATATATCTAGAATAAGTGGATGCACTTTATaaagtgtatatatgtataatgtaatgaaCACTTTATGCATTAATTTATCTTAAGCTAATCAATACGAAAGTAGAATAatctaacaataatttaatgcgTTTTTGAATtggtcatatattttattacatctgCAATGGTTTAATCAAAGAATATAATCAGGCTAAATGGAAAATTCCCAAAGAGACCATAACGTTGCCGTCAGTGTTACCTTACGTTGATAAATTACGATAACACCTATTTCACTTGAACGATAATATTATCGATATCATATGTAAGGCAATTCCCCTACTATTATGTTATAGTAAAAGCATGAATTTGTgacaattgatttattaaatttatgtacaattaattaattaatttaaatcacatttaaaaagatttttttttaatttaatttaaatatgttgcATTTCTATTTAAGCCTTTAAGTTTATCCCGTAACAGTTATAGATTCGCACAGGAATCATCACTACCTAGGcgataatttcttaaaatatgcatcaaataatataaacataatgcAGAAGTCAGTATACAAGTGTTTCTCTCAGTTAGTTTCTGgtgtttttaactaaatttcatGATTCATTGGaaaatgcaataattttactatcgCGATTTCCCCACAGACGATATGAATTCtcagaaataaatatctttaacactaatttaaacaattcatACATGTTTTTCTGAATAAGCGATCATAAATTTgatgattactaataatatgaAGAAAACTGAGGATCTTTATCTTTTAGGAGGTGATTTATCTATCTTATCACTATCGTTTTCAATATAAACTCAACCTACTTATAAACACGGATAAACAAAAACCTCCCTTCTATCAAAGTTGATAGAGATATTTGTCAGCGTTTCAAACAATAACGTTCTCGAAAGATCCTTAAACGGAAGGGAAACTGAGGTTGGGAAACATTTGTTAAGGACGAATGTATTCTGCCATCTCTTTCTTTTTAGATCATAGTCATTAttgattaactaaattttgaTGAGGCAGTaagtaattatgtataaaattacttttgtctgacaattttaatttattttcatcaatGTCACAccagaaattaattatttatttcacatgtATCAATATGTACTTTTATGAGAGCAATAGTTTTCAAcatcataataaaatttacgtaAGAATAAATCTGCATGAGTATAATATgaagtaaaacaaattaagtttccccttaaaattgttatatttaaattccatATCATTTGTCTATTCATAAGGttcaataaatttcatttcatcaatacactttaagtaattaaaaacgcGATTCTATTAGCTATCTAAATGACGTAATGTTGCATGAGCAAATTATGGAATAATATTGCGCAAAAATCTGTTAattcaatacttttttataataaccgTCATTCTTACTTACTGAAATAatgaatacatataaaaaggaATTAGTAATTCAATGACACGGTACACAACACGAGGGTTAATAAAACACAGTCATAATTGGATaagcaatatattttgattaaaacatCAGATCAGACAAATTCCATGCATCTTGATAATACTAGTTTTTGCGGATTACATAAAATAGCTTCAGAAATAATTACATCAAGGTATATGGCAGTTCTTTACATAAAGGAACTTTGATTGTTCCGAAACCAGACAAATaacaattcttattttattaacatttaaaaatcatgTTCATCAATCCACAATCATATTCAGTTTCACTGACTTTCATTCCTCTTAAAGCTGGTCCATGTATTCAGTTATAGTAACATCACATGAAATCATgcaaaaatatgtaacataataCTTAGGTACAATCGGGAAACTCCCCAGtcatataaatacaaactatGCTTAATTTAGGTAGGTATATATCACTATTATTTGACTAACTGGCCAGTCGAAATATCAatacatttcaaatataaGACGGAAATTTTGTCTATCCTTAAGAAGGAAATTAATTCTGGCTACTGTcttcacaaaataaatatcttacacaaaacaaaatcacAGAATACGCGAACTGCCATCCAATAGTGAACTGCTATCCCAAAGCTACTGAAGCTCATATAAACGTAGCCTTAGGGTGTCCTTAAACTAAACACAGTCTTAAATCAGTCACCATACAACCTCGTACAAccttaacatttataaaacatgCAATTTAGGAAAAGCGAACCGAACTTTGGTGGAAAAATACAAaggtttttttgtaatttaccCATAGAGAAAAGCCTTTTCTGCGCGTGACGTgctaatcaaatttaaaatttctaattcTCATGCTTGTGTCGTGTTTGTACAAATATTGTCACGCAAACGCTAGAAGGATTTTGTCTCGTACTCAACTGCGCTCTAACGGGATATCACAGATGGTGTTGCGTCTCGGGCGCGGCACGTCACAGGTAGGGCATGCAGGCGGTGCAGTGCCAGGGTCGCTCCGGGGAGGCCGCTCGCGCCCTGCACACAAGCACGCCCCGTTAACTCACGAGCTCCTTTCCTCCCTCCGGGAGTCCGAACGACTGAACGCTCGTTTTAACTTCTCAACCAACCTGCTGTGAAACTTGTCCTCCCGGGCGCTGGGAGGGCTAACCGTACCCTTGGCGCTTTCTTGCGCTCGCAGCGACACTCGTGAAGGCGGCATGCGACCATACGATACCGATCGCATAGCTGGCGCGCTCCGGTGAGGACTCAAAACATGGGACGATGTCCGTGGGGAAAATGTAGGCCCTTCTGAACGCGATTCTGACACTTTGCGCATCCGACCCCCAATTGCAGCCTTGTCCGCGGACTCCGAAGCCCGCCGGGATCTTTGGGAGTTGTAAATATCCCAATCGTTCTTCACTACTGGCATCATGAACGCCATCTCGGCGACGACAACGGTGGCTCTTGAGTAACGTTTttggtattatttataacgtcGCGCAAAACTGTTTATGTTTCGCGGAAATTCACTCGCCGATCGATAGATGTTTTATGTCTTTCACTTTcgtttgaataattttgttatggtaaaaaaaagaaataaatgctttatttaaatttcaataagcACATACACAGATGATTGATGCAAAAGGCTTGACTTTCACTTCAATGTCACTAGGTTTTGAACCGGTTGCTCCGATGTTCACCTTAGGACGTTTTGTGACGGAATGAAGAATTCGTGAAAACACGTCCtgaatataaagaaaatgttgGCGCCACACTCGCAACGGGCGTCAGAGTAAACGATGTGGATAAACACAATTAGAACACGCTGTAAACACATGTAATGAATGAGTGCCCAGAGAATCTTCgcctaaaataaacaataatgaatatttgcagagaattaaactttaaatttcaaatcaaTATGCCTTGTAATGTTTTTCTCATTTCCTACTCCCCGTAAGGTAACgctattttcaataaaaacatagTTAACTATCCGACAATAGATGGCGTTAACAGTTTCTTACAGAGTCATCTATACAATATAAGGTAGCAATGATATTAGGCTTATATGAAAAAAGTATGCTACTTCTAAAAagcattaaacaattaatttattttgtgtgaTGAAAAATATGTTCCTTTAAGTCACTACGAGTAGTGAcgcattaataattttgattatatctaaattaaaattaaaccagAAAACgtcttcatatattttattaataattaaatgcaatAATTTCGTAACTTAATTATGACtactataaaacattttcgtTCTAAGTAAACAACATAACTATCATAatcatactaaaataaataaatataacagaaagatacataaaaaataaaacagaaaggcacttattgatgttttttgtaataaagattactctcatattaaaaataacaatataatgttTCCTGTAACCAatactacatattttataaaacataacttCAGAAATCGTTTGAGATTCTATATCCTTAGCAATTTTCGATATTTTCATGTCTATACACATATTTCACgattaaaatgatatttcaacgatatatttatatattcgatTTCCGTCTAGTTCCAAATACGCTCACGGAACGCTGCattccatacaaaaaatatataaatgtacgTTAACTATGagactatatgtatatatcgtgctgaaatatattgataaagtaatatattataaaattacatcaaacaataattattacatttaacatagatggcgctatCCGCAATAAAGCAGTTACtagataattaaatacttattataatccattacaataaaaaccaTACATACACAACATAATTCCTTCTAAAGCTAAATCATGATTAAGGTGGGttaaatatcacaattttgttaactattattattattagagtaTGAGTATTAAATGCATGTGTTGTAggaaagtagttaaatcagagagttaattaaatctctagacagttaattaaaaatcgatattcaatgaAGTCGCTGatgttccgtcagacaagcaAGCGatcgaaacgtttaacgagtttcctaaacgttcttAGACagcaagactaacctaacctaatcttcacgatcacaccaaaataacaa
This is a stretch of genomic DNA from Pieris brassicae chromosome 1, ilPieBrab1.1, whole genome shotgun sequence. It encodes these proteins:
- the LOC123712535 gene encoding uncharacterized protein LOC123712535, which gives rise to MAFMMPVVKNDWDIYNSQRSRRASESADKAAIGGRMRKVSESRSEGPTFSPRTSSHVLSPHRSAPAMRSVSYGRMPPSRVSLRAQESAKGTVSPPSAREDKFHSRARAASPERPWHCTACMPYL